A portion of the Glycine max cultivar Williams 82 chromosome 10, Glycine_max_v4.0, whole genome shotgun sequence genome contains these proteins:
- the LOC100809458 gene encoding GRAS family protein RAM1 gives MEDSEEDELLNLSLSVAANRERKKKGKTTIREHHVSMTTTTTTRNSYESYHEGKIFRLLQMREQMLRQDHRRKGVVEDGNGLPLIHLLLSTATSVDDNNMDSSLENLTDLYQTVSVTGDSVQRVVAYFVDGLAARLLTKKSPFYDMLMEEPTTEEEFLAFTDLYRVSPYFQFAHFTANQAILEAFEKEEERNNRALHVIDFDVSYGFQWPSLIQSLSEKATSGNRISLRITGFGKSLKELQETESRLVSFSKGFGSLVFEFQGLLRGSRVINLRKKKNETVAVNLVSYLNTLSCFMKISDTLGFVHSLNPSIVVVVEQEGSRSPRSFLSRFTDSLHYFAAMFDSLDDCLPLESAERLRIEKKLLGKEIKSMLNNDVDGGVDCPKYERMEAWKARMENHGFVATKISSKSMIQAKLLLKMRTHFCPLQFEEEGGGGFRVSERDEGRAISLGWQNRFLLTVSAWQSV, from the coding sequence ATGGAAGATTCAGAGGAGGATGAGCTTTTGAATCTTAGCCTTTCAGTTGCTGCTAATagggaaaggaaaaagaagggaAAGACTACGATTAGGGAACATCACGTTTCCATGACTACTACTACTACAACTAGGAATTCCTATGAAAGCTACCATGAAGGGAAGATCTTTAGGCTTCTCCAAATGAGGGAGCAGATGCTGAGACAAGACCATAGGAGGAAAGGTGTTGTGGAAGATGGCAATGGCCTCCCTTTGATCCATTTGTTGCTCTCAACCGCAACTTCAGTTGATGACAACAACATGGACTCATCCTTAGAGAATCTCACTGATTTATACCAAACCGTTTCCGTAACTGGTGACTCGGTTCAACGTGTTGTGGCCTATTTCGTTGATGGTTTGGCAGCAAGGCTTCTCACAAAGAAATCTCCATTCTATGACATGCTCATGGAGGAACCTACAACCGAAGAAGAGTTTCTTGCATTCACGGATCTCTACAGGGTTTCACCTTACTTCCAATTTGCACATTTCACAGCAAACCAAGCCATTTTGGAGGCCTTTGAGAAAGAGGAAGAGAGGAACAACCGTGCTTTGCATGTCATTGACTTTGATGTCTCCTATGGCTTCCAATGGCCCTCTCTCATTCAATCTCTTTCAGAAAAAGCAACAAGTGGAAACCGCATATCCCTGAGGATAACTGGTTTTGGGAAGAGTCTCAAGGAGCTTCAAGAAACCGAGTCTAGGTTGGTTAGTTTCTCAAAGGGTTTTGGAAGCCTCGTGTTTGAGTTTCAAGGGCTTCTAAGAGGCTCAAGGGTCATCAAcctaaggaagaaaaagaacgaGACCGTGGCTGTCAACTTGGTTTCTTATTTGAACACTTTGAGTTGTTTCATGAAGATCTCTGACACATTGGGATTTGTTCATTCCCTTAACCCCTCCATTGTTGTGGTGGTGGAGCAAGAAGGTAGCAGGAGTCCTAGGAGCTTCTTGTCGAGGTTCACAGACTCCTTGCACTACTTTGCAGCCATGTTTGATTCACTTGATGATTGTCTTCCACTTGAGAGTGCTGAGAGGTTGAGAATTGAGAAGAAGCTTTTGGGGAAAGAGATCAAAAGCATGCTCAACAATGATGTGGATGGTGGTGTGGATTGCCCCAAGTATGAGAGGATGGAAGCATGGAAGGCTAGAATGGAGAATCATGGGTTTGTTGCCACAAAAATAAGCTCAAAGTCTATGATCCAAGCAAAACTGTTGCTGAAGATGAGGACTCATTTTTGTCCTCTTCAGTTTGAGGAAGAGGGAGGTGGGGGTTTCAGGGTTTCTGAAAGAGATGAAGGAAGGGCTATCTCTTTAGGGTGGCAAAATAGGTTTCTGCTTACTGTCTCAGCATGGCAATCAGTCTGA